The genomic interval TTAATTCCACGGAAGTCACGAGTACGTGGCAAAGCTACAGAAATAAAACGATCTAAAAAGTCGTACATTTTATCCCCACGCAAAGTAACTTTCGTACCAATTGGCATTCCTTTACGTAATTTAAAGTTTGAAACGTCTTTTTTAGAAATCGTAGCTACTGCTCTTTGACCAGCGATACGAGATACATCTGCGATCGCATTGTCTACAATTTTCTTGTCAGCAACTGCATCACCCAAACCTTGGCTGATAACAATTTTCTCTAACTTAGGTACACGCATAATGGTTTTGTACCCGAATTTTTCAGTAAGTGTCGGAACGATTTCCTCTCTGTACTGTTTCTTTAATCTTGGTGAATAACTCATTATTTGATCTCCTCTCCTGATTTTTTAGAATAACGAACTAACTTACCTTTAGCATCTTCCTTACGGCCGGTGCGACTAGCTTGTCCTTTGATAACCACCATTAAGTTGGAAATATGAATAGTTCCTTCTTTTTCGACGATTCCGCCTTGTGGCTCTGAAGCACTTGGTTTTGTGTGACGTTTTACAACGTTCACACCACCAACTGTAGCTCTTTCTTTGTTTCTGTCAATAGTCAATACTGTTCCTTCTTGACCTCTAGACTCACCGCTTAATACTTTAACAGTGTCGCCTACTTTGATGTGTAATTTCTTTTGCATGACTTCACTACTGATTAAAGTACTTCGGGAGCAAGTGAAACAATTTTCATGTAATTGTTTTCACGAAGCTCACGAGCTACTGGTCCAAAAATACGGGTTCCTCTCATTTCCCCCGCCTGATTCAAGATAACGCAAGCGTTATCATCGAAACGAATGTAAGAACCGTCAGGTCGGCGAACCTCCTTACGTGTTCTTACAACAACCGCCTTGGCAACCGATCCTTTTTTTACGGCTCCAGAGGGCATTGCGCTCTTAACAGCTACTACGATTTTATCTCCTACTGAAGCATAGCGACGTTTAGTACCGCCTAAAACGCGGATACATAACACCTCTTTTGCTCCGGAGTTATCCGCAACTGCAAGTCTTGATTCTTGTTGTATCATTGCAACTAATTATTATTTAGCTCTTTCTAAAATTTCTACTAACCTCCAATTCTTGTTTTTAGACAAGGGACGAGTCTCCATGATTTTAACGGTGTCACCAATGTTACAATCGTTTTTTTCATCGTGGGCTACAAATTTAGTAGTTTTTTTGACGAACTTACCATATTTCGGGTGTTTTACTTTTCTTTCTACAGAAACCACGATAGATTTTTCCATCTTATCGCTAGTAACAGTCCCAATACGTTCTTTTCTTAAATTACGCTTTTCCATTTCAAGCTTCTTTTACTTTCAAGCCTTAGGCCTGAATTTCACGTTTTCTCAATTCTGTATTCAAACGAGCAATATGCTTGCGAACGTCACGAATTTGAAGTGGATTTTCAAGTGGAGTCACTTTATGTCCTAATTTCATTTTCGCCAATCTTTCCGTTTCGCTTGACACTTGCTTTTTCAAATCATCAACTGAAAGTTTACTAATTTCTTGTCGTTGTTTCATCTGTCAATTATTTTCCTGGTACAACATAATCGTTACGAACGATGAACTTACATTTTACTGGAAGTTTTTGAGCAGCTAAACGAAGTGCTTCCTTAGCAACTTCATAGGGAACTCCGTCCGCTTCGAACATAATACGACCTGGTCTTACAACAGCCACCCAGTGACTAGGAGCACCTTTACCTTTACCCATACGTACTTCCGCAGGTTTAGAGGTGATCGGTTTGTCTGGGAAGATACGAATCCACACCTTACCTTCACGCTTCATGAATCGCGTAACTGCGATACGAGAAGCTTCAATTTGGCGTGATGTGATCCATCCCGGCTCCAATGTTTTAAGTCCAAAAGATCCGAATGCAATTGTTGATCCGCGTTGCGCTTCACCACGATTACGACCTTTTTGAACTCTTCTAAATTTGGTTCTCTTTGGAGATAACATCTTCTGAAAATTTTAATGTGTTTTTACTTCTTTTTACGGTTGTTTCCACCTTTTCCTCCAGCTGGACGACGGTTTCCTCTATCGCGATCTCCAGATGGCGCACCACCTTTTGAACCTTGAGCAGCCATTCCAACATTTGGAGAAAGATCACGACGACCATAAACTTCACCTTTGCAGATCCATACTTTGATACCAATCAAACCGTAAGTAGTTAATGCCTCACCTACTGCGTAATCGATATCAGCTCTGAACGTATGTAACGGAGTACGTCCATCTTTGTACATTTCTGAACGAGCCATTTCAGCTCCATTCAAACGACCTGAAATTTTCACTTTGATCCCTTCGGCACCCATTCTCATGGTTGAACCGATAGACATCTTGATAGCGCGACGAAATGAAATACGAGCCTCAATTTGACGAGCGATTCCATCAGCTACTAAGCGAGCATCCAATTCCGGACGTTTCACTTCGAAAATGTTGATTTGAATCTCTTTTTTCGTCAATTTTTTTAACTCTTCTTTCAATTTGTCTACTTCTTGACCACCTTTACCGATAATCACACCCGGACGAGCCGTGTTGATTGTTACAGTAACGAGCTTGAGGGTGCGCTCGATGATGATTTTCGAAATACTTGCTCTGGATAAACGGGCGTGTAAATACTTACGAATTTTATCATCTTCGATGATTTTATCTTTGTAATTATCTCCACCGTACCAGTTAGATTCCCATCCGTGGATGAAACCTAATCTATTTCCAATTGGATTTGTTTTTTGTCCCATTTTCCTTCAATTATTTTGAACCATCAACAACGATAGTCACGTGGTTTGATCTTTTACGAACTCGGTAAGCTCTACCTTGAGGAGCAGTTTGAATACGTTTCAACATACCTGCGCTACCAACTTCGATAGATTTCACCACTAATTTTTCATCTTCAATGCTTTTACCCTCGTTTTTAGTTTCCCAGTTAGCAATTGCAGAACGCAATAACTTAGATAAACTTAACGATGCGTCTTTCGCATTGTGCTGCAATATGTTTAGAGCTTTGTTTACTTCAACTCCACGTACAAGATCTGCAACTAATCTCATTTTACGAGGAGAAATAGGAGAATTGTTCAATTTCGCAAAAGCGATTGACTTATTCTCTTCTTTTATACTATCAGCTCTTAATTTCTTTCTAGCGCCCATGTCACTTGAATATTAAACTATCTTTTTTTATCCTTTTTGTTAGCACCATGCCCACGGAAGTTACGAGTTGGTGAAAACTCACCTAACTTGTGTCCAACCATGTTCTCGGTTACAAACACAGGAATAAACTTATTCCCGTTATGCACTGCAAACGTTAACCCAACAAAGTCAGGAGTAATGCAAGAAGCTCGTGACCATGTTTTGATTACTGCTTTGCTTCCGCTTGTGTGTGCTTCATCCACTCTTTTTGACAACTTATAGTGTACAAAAGGTGGTTTTTTCAACGAACGACTCATACCTTATTTTTTTCTTCTCTCGATGATAAACTTATCTGAATACTTCTTTTTCGAACGCGTTTTGTATCCTTTAGCAGGCATACCATTACGAGAACGAGGGTGACCACCGGAGTTACGTCCTTCACCACCACCCATCGGGTGATCAACTGGGTTCATCACAACACCACGTACACGTGGACGACGACCCAACCAGCGAGAACGACCAGCTTTACCAGAAACTACTAATGAATGTTCTCCATTCGATACAGCACCAATAGTTGCCATACAAGTAGTCAAAATCATACGAGTCTCACCTGAAGGTAACTTGATAATCGCAAAGCGACCATCACGAGCGTTCAATTGAGCATATGTTCCTGCTCCACGAGCAATTGCACCACCTTTTCCAGGTTGCAACTCAATGTTATGGATCACAGATCCAAGAGGAACATCGGATAAAAATAATGCGTTACCAACATTTGGAGCGGCACCAGCACCTGAAACGATTGTATCACCAACTTTCAATCCTTCTGGAGCAACGATGTAACGTTTCTCTCCATCCACATAATAAAGCAACGCGATACGCGCAGTTCTGTTTGGATCATATTCAATTGTCTTTACTACCGCTGGCACTCCGTGCTTGTCGCGTTTAAAGTCAATGATACGATACTTTTGCTTGTGTCCACCACCGATGTAACGCATGGTCATACGACCATCATTGTTACGACCACCAGACTTGCTTTTCTTCGCAACTAAGCTCTTTTCAGGAACATTCGTTGTTACTTCAGCATACGTACTGTTGATCTTGTGTCTTTGCCCTGGAGTGATAGGCTGAAATTTTCTAAGACTCATCAGTTTCTACTTAAAAATTATTAAACAAATCAATCGTTTCTCCTTCGGCAACAGTTACGATGGCTTTTTTCCATACGCGACTTTTTTGCTCAACGACACCTCTATTCGTAAATTTCGTAGAGGATTTTCCACCGCCATAAGTGAGTGTGCGTACATCCACAATGTGAACTCCGTACATCTTTTCGACAGCTCTTTTTATTTCCAATTTATTCGCCTTGCGATCAACTTCAAAAGCGAAAATACCGTTTTCATTTCCGGCAGTTGCTTTCTCTGTTATAATTGGCTTTTTGATAATAGTACTCATCATCAATTAATTTAAAATCTTTTCGATTACTTCGATTGAACTTTCTGTTAATACAACTTTCTTCGCATTCAATACATCATATGTATTAACTGAATCAGCAGATACAACTTTAACGCGTTGTAGGTTACGTGAAGACAAGTAAACATTATCGCTACCTGATCCTACGATCATCAACACCTTTTCGTTTAACAAGTTCAAGCTTGATAACATCGCTTTGAATTCTGCTGTTTTAGGTGTTGCTAGAGCTACATCCTCTAACACTAAAATTGAATCTAATTTTGCTTTATAAGCGAAAGCAGATTTACGTGCTAAACGCTTTAATTTGATATTCAATTTGAAGTGGTAGTTACGAGGGCGTGGTCCGAAAATACGTCCACCTCCTACACGTGTACCAGATTTAACACTACCAGCACGAGCACCACCCGTACCTTTTTGTTTTTTAATCTTTCTAGTAGATCCAGCTATCTCAGCTCTTTCTTTCGATTTATGCGTTCCTTGACGACGGTTCGCCAAGTGTTGCTTTACATCTAAGTAAATTGCGTGATCATTTGGCTCTATTCCAAAAATCGTGTCTGATAAGGTTACTTTTTTGGAAGTAGCCTTTCCTTTGCTATCTATTACTTTTACTTCCATTATTTCTGAATTATTACAGTTGAACCTTTAGGCCCTGGAATAGAACCCTTCACTACGATTAAATTTTTGTCAGCCAAGACACGCAATACTTCTAAGTTCTCAACGGTTACACGTTTGTTACCCATTTGTCCAGCCATGCGCATTCCTTTGAATACACGTGCAGGATACGAACAAGCACCAATTGAACCAGGAGCACGCAAACGGTTATGTTGACCGTGAGTCGATTGTCCAACACCACCAAAATTGTGACGTTTTACAACTCCTTGAAAACCTTTACCTTTAGATGTTCCAGCAATTCCAACGAATTCACCTTGTTCAAACAATTGAACATCTACTACATCTCCAAGATTAAGTCCGTCAAAACCTTTAAACTCCACCAATTTTGATTTTGGTGTCGTATTCGCTTTTTTGAAGTGGCCTTTCAATGCATTTGGAGTGTTTTTTTCTCTACGTTCTCCAAATCCTAATTGAATTGCCTCGTACCCATCTCGATCTTGTGTCTTAACCTGAGTTACTACACAAGGACCAGCTTCTATTACTGTGCATGGCGTTGCCTTACCCTCGGCACTGTAGACGCTAGTCATTCCGATTTTTTTACCAATAATTCCAGGCATACTTTACTAATTATAAATTATAAATTATTAAAGTGATGTAAATTTTTGGATTGAAGGGGACGCGATGCGTCGCGTCCCCACAACCAAAAGTTTCATCACACTTTAATTTCTACATCAACTCCTGAAGGAAGTTCTAATCTCATTAATGCATCAACAGTTTTAGACGAAGAACTGTAGATATCCAACAAACGTTTGTAAGAACACAATTCGAACTGCTCACGCGCTTTTTTGTTAACGTGTGGAGAGCGCAATACTGTGTAGATACGTTTGTGAGTTGGAAGTGGAATTGGACCACTAACTACCGCTCCTGTTGCTTTAACTGTTTTTACGATTTTCTCAGCAGACTTGTCTACCAAGTTATGATCGTATGATTTCAATTTAATTCTAATCTTTTGGCTCATTACTCGTTTGTATTAAGCGGAAACTTTTCCATTAATTTTTGCAATAACTTCTTCTGCTACGTTCTTCGGAGCCTCTGCGTAATGAGAGAATTCCATGGAAGAAGTTGCACGTCCTGAAGACAACGTACGCAATTGCGTCACATATCCAAACATTTCAGACAAAGGAACATCAGCCCTAACAACTTTTCCTCCTGCTTTGTCATCCATACCCTTCATCATACCTCTACGACGATTCAAGTCACCAACGATGTCACCCATATTCTCTTCCGGACAAATCACTTCTAATTTCATGATTGGTTCCAACAAGATTGGTTTACAGTTTTTCAATGCGTGACGGTAAGCCATTTTAGCTGCCATTTCGAACGACAATGAATCTGAATCGACAGCGTGGAATGAACCATCAACCAATTCTACTTTCATTGCTTCAACAGGGAATCCAGCTAAAACTCCGTTTTTCATAGACTCTTTAAATCCTTTCTCAACAGATGGAATAAACTCACGAGGAATGTTACCACCCTTGATTGAGTTAACGAATTCCAATCCAGTTTTTTCAGGATCTGTTTGAGGTCCGATCTTAACAGCGATGTCTGCGAATTTACCACGTCCACCTGATTGTTTTTTGTATTGCTCACGGTGATCGATAGCAACTGTGATATCCTCACGGTATGTTACCTGTGGAGCTCCTTGATTCACTTCTACCTTGAACTCACGACGCAAACGGTCTACAATAATATCCAAATGTAACTCACCCATTCCGGAGATAATTGTTTGTCCAGATTCCTCATCCGTATTTACACGGAACGTTGGATCCTCTTCAGCCAATTTATTCAATCCATTAGATAAACGGTCAGCATCTGCTTGAGTTTTAGGCTCAATTGCAATACCAATTACTGGATCTGGGAAGTTCATTGATTCCAAAATGATTGGATGTCCTTCTGCACACAAAGTATCTCCTGTACGGATATCTTTAAATCCAACAACTGCACCGATATCTCCAGCACCTAGCTCATCAATTTGATTTTGCTTGTTTGCATGCATTTGGAAGATACGAGAAATACGTTCTTTATTCTCTGAACGAGTATTGTAAACGTAAGAACCAGCTGGTAATTTACCTGAATAAGCACGAATAAAACACAAACGACCTACGAAAGGATCCGTTGCAATTTTAAATGCTAATGCAGCAAATGGAGCATCGTAAGATGGTAAACGCTCTTCTTCTTCATCTGTTTTTGGATTGATTCCAACAATAGAACCGTTATCCAATGGAGACGGAAGAATTTCCATTACCATATCCAACATTGCTTGAACACCTTTGTTTTTGAAAGATGAACCACACATCATTGGCACTACTTTTCCAGAGATTGTTGCTGCACGTAATGCATTTAAAATCTCACGCTCAGTCAATGAATTCTCATCTTCGAAGAATTTCTCCATCAAAGTCTCATCAAATTCAGCAACTGCTTCTAATAATTCACTTCTTAAACGTCTTGCTTCGTCAACGATATCTGCAGGAATTTCAACTTCTTGAAAAGTCATACCCATATCGTGCTCGTTCCATTCAATTCCTTTGAAATTGATTAAGTCAACAACTCCTCTGAAGTTATCTTCGTCACCAATATTGATTTGTAATGGCAAAGCATGGCTACCCAACATTTCTTTAACCTGTGCACACACATTTAAGAAATCAGCTCCTTGACGGTCCATTTTATTAACGAAACCAATACGAGGAACATTGTAATTGTTCGCCAAACGCCAGTTTGTTTCAGATTGAGGCTCAACACCATCAACTGCTGAAAACAAGAATACCAACCCATCTAATACACGTAACGAACGATTCACCTCAACTGTAAAGTCAACGTGTCCTGGAGTATCAATGATATTGATGTGATAATTTTGGTTTCTATATTTCCAATTTACTGTTGTCGCAGCAGAAGTAATGGTAATCCCACGCTCTTGCTCTTGCTCCATCCAGTCCATTGTAGCACCACCGTCGTGAACCTCACCAATCTTATGGTTTACACCAGAATAGTAAAGAATACGCTCAGTAGTTGTTGTTTTCCCAGCATCAATGTGAGCTGCGATACCAATATTTCTTGTGAATTTAAGATCTCTTGCCATTTCTTAGAATCTAAAATGTGAAAATGCTTTATTCGCTTCAGCCATTCTTAAAGTATCTTCTTTCTTTTTGAAAGCAGCACCTTCTTCTTTTGAAGCAGCAATAATTTCAGAGGCTAATTTACCAGCCATAGATTTCTCATTACGTTTACGAGCGTAACCAATTAACCATTTCATAGCTAATGATTGTTTACGTCCTTCACGAACAGGAGTAGGAATTTGGAAAGTAGCTCCACCAACACGACGAGAACGAACCTCCACAGATGGAGTTACGTTATCTAATGCCTTTTTGAACACTTCTAAACCTTCTTGATCCTCTAATTTTTTATCTACGATCTCTAATGCATCGTAGAAAATTTTAAATGCCAAATTCTTTTTACCAGAATACATTAAGTTGTTAACGAACTTTGTTACAACAACGTCATTAAACTTTGGATCTGGGAGTATGGCAATTTTCTTCGCTTTTCTTCTTCTCATCTCTTCAAGAGTTTAATTATTTCTTAACTTTTGGACGTTTCGTTCCATACTTAGAACGACGTTGTGAACGGCCCTCAACACCTGCAGTATCTTCCGCACCGCGAACGATGTGGTAACGAACCCCTGGTAAATCTTTAACCCTTCCACCACGAACTAACACTAAAGAGTGTTCTTGTAAGTTGTGACCTTCTCCTCCGATATAGGCATTCACCTCTTTACCGTTGGTAAGACGAACACGCGCTACTTTTCTCATAGCTGAATTCGGCTTCTTAGGTGTAGTGGTGTACACACGTACACATACTCCTTTGCGCTGCGGGCAAGAATCCAAAGCCGCTGACTTTGACTTCTTTACTACCGCAGTCCTTCCCTTTCGCACTAACTGTTGTATAGTTGGCATACAGTACTCAAATTTTGATAATTAATAAATAGTTCTTTCCCCAAAGAACACACTTTGAGGGGTGCAAAGATAGAGAGAAAATCTTAGAATGCAAGTAGTTTGGTAAAAAAGTGCTGTTTTTGAACAAATTAGTGTTGATAGCATATTTATCCTTATCAAATTAATACCTGAAGATAGTTTCGAAGATTTGACTTATTTTTGAATCTAATTATCAAAAATAACCCATGCGATTTATACTAATCTCCTTTTTAATCTTCGTCGTTCATAATTCACTCGCTTTAGATCAAGTAAATACAAAACTAAACAACTATGCCAAAGCTTGTCCTGAAAAAACATCCAGAGATTTAAAATCATTGGTGAATTATCTTTCTAAAGGAGGGAATACACAGACACAACAAGTTGAATTGTTCTGTTACTGGATAGCTGAAAACATTTCCTATGATACAGAAAGTTATGTCTCAGGGAAAACCACTGAAACAGCTAAAATTTTAGTCTCGAGAAAAGGTGTTTGTCAAAATTATGCGGAACTTTTGCAGAAAATGTGCGAATCTGTTCAAATAGAATGTCATATTGTTTCAGGTTATTCTAAAGGATATGGTTATTCAAAAAAGAAGCCTTTTCAATCTCCAGATCATGCTTGGAACATTGTCAAGGTTGATGGTAAATATCTTTTTGTTGATGCAACTTGGTCTTGTGGATATGTTGATCAGGTGAAAGGCTCACTTATGTTTTTCAAAGAACTTAAAATTGAGGAAATATTTGCTGATCCGAATTACTTTCTTATGACCCACCTTCCAGGTGATCCTAGATGGCAAATCCGAAACAATCCAATTACAATGACAAGTTTCACATCAAATGATTCTGTCAAAGACATGCTGAAACTTACGCTTCCCAACTACAATTACTTGGATAGTTTAAAAACTTATTTAGCTGCTGACAGTTTGGATCGCAGAGTAATGTCTGCAATTAGCACTTACAATTTCAATCCAATTAATGCCAACCTTACCGAAGTCGGAGATGCTTATTACAACAAGGCTTGGAAAACAAGTCAGAACACGAATGATATTAAAAACTATGAAACTGCAATTATTTGGTATGATAAGTCCATTATGATCTTTTCAAAGCTGAATAACACATACGGAGCCAAATGGATTAGCAATTCAAAAAAAGGCCTCAAATATTGCACCTATCAGATAGACATCCTTAAGAAGGATAAAAAATAGGCTTCGTTTATCTTCCCAAAAGTTGGAGAGCTTTAACAAGATGCTCTCCATTCGAATTTTCAATGTTCAAATAATAGGTTCCTTGAGGTAAATCTGACAAATCGATTTGTTGTGAAGTAACGTTCGAATCAAATTCTCTCAAAACTGAACCCAGTAGATTCACTAAGCGAATTTTATTTAATGGAATTTCAGACGACAACTCAAACATTCCTGAAGATGGATTTGGGAAAACGGATACTTTCGTTAACTCCGATTCATTTAAACTCAAGTAAGTATAATATTCACAATCTACATTTCCTGGATTATATGTTAAAGAATCGTCTTGGAAACAACGCAATTTGTAAAAAATTCCATCATTTGGAGAACTGCTGCACCAACCTGTAACTGGAAACAAAAAATGTGAAGGTGCTGAAACAAGATCCATCATTCCAAAATGAGAATTAATCAATCCTCCATATTGAATAGAATTGGAGCTTGAATCACGGGTTTGAAACAGGGTTACATTTACTCCGTTTAGAGTGCTATTATAAACTGTGTCAATTAATATATAAGAACTATCGTTGCATTCTTGATTTTGCACACCAACATCTATCAATCTTGATTGCCCCTCTGCTGCAGTAAAATCATACAAAACCTTGAACTGGTTTGCATTCCAAAACCAAACTGTATCTTGCTCAAAATAGATG from Fluviicola taffensis DSM 16823 carries:
- a CDS encoding T9SS type A sorting domain-containing protein: MKQTLLILFTILSLSAFSQSTNWIKGHGVWHYDWFYPGIDGSMRIETMNDTVIQGHTCQKLKCDKHTKMNTDPNGGFVHLIDTEYKFIYFEQDTVWFWNANQFKVLYDFTAAEGQSRLIDVGVQNQECNDSSYILIDTVYNSTLNGVNVTLFQTRDSSSNSIQYGGLINSHFGMMDLVSAPSHFLFPVTGWCSSSPNDGIFYKLRCFQDDSLTYNPGNVDCEYYTYLSLNESELTKVSVFPNPSSGMFELSSEIPLNKIRLVNLLGSVLREFDSNVTSQQIDLSDLPQGTYYLNIENSNGEHLVKALQLLGR